One genomic window of Methyloterricola oryzae includes the following:
- a CDS encoding EAL domain-containing protein — translation MTDTEGVFGIVGIGASAGGLEALQKVISSLQAENPFCYVVAQHLSPTHTSMLRDLLARGTPLAVRELTDGETPSQGTILITPPNADVELREGRLRLLQPEHPIGPKPSVDRLFFSLAKDAGGSAVGIILSGTGGDGAKGLAAIKKAGGLTIVQEPRSAKYSGMPNAALHWATVDYIVPAEEIGGVLDSHLKGESYLVARDEEEHLGEDLRGIVQIVLEHAGIDLSGYKLSTLNRRLQRRISNLRLSGVAAYAAYLRENFEEASILAREILISVTGFFRDSEAFTMLGRVIGEMFEQSLGEGGEIRVWNPGCATGEETYSLAIMIEEAMREQKRHLRYKIFATDIDARAIFTARQGIYPASSASGLSSELLESYFEVQGDQIAAKKSLRNTIVFSVHNLVQDPPFSRIDLISCRNVLIYFNNAMQKRLLGIFNYSLAPTGLLFLGKSESIELYKELFVPVNKDARIFRKQSHYPFVRHSAVEVDRTARQLEAAGPRRRLPEQPISSRISQLVADVYGPPGLAINGLDEVVYILGNVTPYVGMRSGPTGLSVFTLINEKLRTELRALIFKCRREGEPVFGGRRSLNSVDGPLSFRLAVRPLSSDGSRDLPNGLLIAFELQSGGREKRRKSDTAELDATTHTRVIELEQELASAQEHLRTVIEELETSNEELQSMTEELQSSNEELQATNEELQTANEELQSTNEELLTVNDELEVKSHELENALADLQNILYSTEYPLVVVDANLRVTRFVPAVGQILDKDSIHSGDIITSLPWRVELKDLRGILKHVMESNEPYANTVRCGDRYYRFIVKPYRGDDGQVLGAVLWFPEVTDLTLANMNIQSGEIRLRAILESMLVGVITIDVRGTVQGFNRTAEQMFGYTSGEIIGQRVEVLMPKEYALPHQQRIDHYLKTGHRGVIGNIRELEAVRKGGEQFPIELSVSEMEVNGHRLFCGVVADITRRKEAERRLQEEQTRALVTLESINDAVITVDSQLRVQYMNPLAEELTGWSNGAAVGMGLSEVFQVFDEKNRLSFDTRIQSEVRVGGQVRLQDGIILKRADGSELCIEYSQAPLLAEQGEVTGAVLSFHDVTNKRMLLQQMTWQAQHDPLTGLVNRNEFERRVEYALASAKSFGRQHALLYMDLDQFKVVNDTSGHHAGDELLRQLAGILAAALRHRDTLARMGGDEFAVLLENCSLSQAEQIADKLHELVQEFRFTHDDKLFKIGVSIGVVSIIDSSETLAALLSNADAACYAAKETGRNRVVTHSANDKEFEFKRSEMHWVARIEQAIDENRFKLYFQPIKSLKEVECQRWEVLLRLEDTEGGLVLPGAFIPAAERFGHVQRLDRWVLTRIIGELAKHASLGKPIVSINLSGGSIVNPKFCEYAVSLVKKNIDIAEQLCFEVTETTAIANFALAQDFMRSMKRLGCLFALDDFGSGMSSFGYLKNLPVDYLKIDGVFVKDILHDPIDLFMVESINRIGQIMNIKTIAEFVESEAVTDKLVQIGVDYAQGFALGKPIPLEDFLSQARS, via the coding sequence ATGACGGACACGGAGGGAGTCTTCGGAATCGTCGGCATCGGCGCCTCGGCGGGCGGTCTGGAGGCCTTGCAGAAAGTCATTTCGAGCCTCCAGGCCGAAAACCCTTTCTGTTACGTCGTCGCTCAACATCTATCCCCCACCCACACCAGCATGCTGCGGGACCTGCTGGCCCGTGGCACGCCACTGGCGGTCAGGGAATTGACCGACGGCGAGACGCCATCCCAGGGCACCATCCTGATAACCCCGCCCAACGCCGACGTGGAACTGCGTGAGGGCCGCCTGCGCCTTTTGCAACCGGAACACCCCATCGGCCCCAAGCCCAGCGTCGACCGTCTGTTTTTTTCCCTGGCGAAGGACGCTGGCGGCTCTGCGGTCGGCATCATCCTCTCAGGCACAGGGGGTGACGGGGCCAAGGGACTGGCAGCCATCAAAAAAGCCGGCGGCCTTACCATCGTGCAGGAGCCCCGTTCCGCCAAGTATTCCGGCATGCCCAACGCAGCCTTGCATTGGGCCACGGTGGATTACATCGTGCCAGCCGAGGAGATCGGGGGTGTCCTGGATTCCCACCTCAAGGGCGAAAGCTACCTGGTGGCGCGGGATGAGGAAGAGCATTTAGGCGAGGACTTACGCGGCATTGTGCAGATCGTACTGGAGCATGCCGGCATCGACTTGTCCGGCTATAAGCTCAGTACTCTGAACCGCCGCCTGCAGCGCCGTATCTCGAACCTTCGGCTTTCCGGTGTCGCTGCGTACGCCGCGTATCTGCGCGAGAATTTCGAAGAGGCGTCCATTCTTGCCCGGGAGATTCTGATCTCGGTGACCGGGTTCTTCCGCGACAGCGAAGCTTTCACGATGCTGGGGCGCGTGATTGGCGAGATGTTCGAGCAGTCCCTGGGGGAGGGGGGGGAAATTCGGGTGTGGAACCCGGGTTGCGCCACCGGGGAAGAGACCTACTCGCTGGCCATCATGATCGAGGAGGCCATGCGCGAGCAGAAGCGGCATCTGCGCTACAAGATCTTCGCCACCGACATCGATGCCCGAGCCATCTTCACGGCGCGTCAAGGCATCTACCCGGCTTCCTCCGCCAGCGGGCTGTCCTCGGAACTGCTCGAGAGCTATTTTGAAGTCCAGGGCGACCAGATCGCCGCCAAGAAGAGCCTGCGCAACACGATCGTATTTTCGGTGCACAACCTGGTGCAGGATCCGCCGTTTTCCCGCATCGACCTCATTAGCTGCCGTAATGTACTGATCTATTTCAATAATGCCATGCAAAAGCGGCTGCTCGGCATTTTCAATTATTCACTTGCCCCTACTGGCCTGCTGTTCCTGGGAAAGTCGGAGTCCATCGAACTGTACAAGGAGTTGTTTGTGCCCGTGAACAAGGATGCCCGGATCTTCCGCAAGCAGAGTCACTACCCCTTCGTGCGCCACTCGGCGGTGGAAGTCGACCGCACGGCGCGCCAACTGGAAGCGGCTGGGCCGCGCCGGCGGCTGCCGGAGCAGCCCATCAGCTCGAGGATCAGCCAACTGGTGGCCGACGTCTACGGCCCACCCGGACTGGCCATCAACGGCTTGGACGAGGTGGTCTATATCCTGGGCAATGTGACGCCGTACGTGGGCATGCGTTCCGGCCCTACCGGATTGAGCGTGTTTACCCTCATCAACGAGAAACTGCGCACGGAACTGCGCGCGCTGATCTTCAAGTGCCGGCGGGAGGGCGAGCCGGTATTCGGTGGACGCCGCAGCCTCAACTCGGTCGACGGGCCTCTCAGCTTCCGCCTGGCCGTCCGGCCACTGAGCTCCGATGGCAGCCGTGACCTTCCCAACGGACTCCTGATCGCGTTCGAACTCCAGTCTGGAGGCCGTGAGAAGCGCCGTAAAAGCGACACTGCCGAACTGGACGCGACCACTCATACCCGCGTGATCGAACTGGAGCAGGAATTGGCTTCGGCGCAGGAGCATCTGCGAACGGTCATCGAGGAACTGGAGACCTCCAATGAGGAACTCCAATCCATGACCGAGGAACTGCAGTCTTCCAACGAGGAACTGCAGGCCACCAACGAGGAACTACAGACCGCCAACGAGGAATTGCAATCCACCAATGAGGAACTGCTCACTGTCAACGATGAGTTGGAGGTGAAGTCCCACGAGTTGGAAAATGCCCTGGCCGATTTACAGAACATCCTGTACAGCACCGAATATCCTTTGGTCGTAGTGGATGCCAACCTGCGCGTGACCCGCTTCGTACCTGCGGTCGGTCAGATTCTGGACAAGGATTCCATCCATTCCGGAGACATCATTACCTCGCTACCCTGGCGGGTGGAATTGAAGGATCTGCGCGGAATCCTCAAGCATGTCATGGAGAGCAACGAGCCTTACGCCAACACGGTGCGTTGCGGCGATCGCTATTACCGCTTCATCGTCAAGCCTTACCGCGGGGATGACGGGCAGGTGCTCGGGGCCGTGCTCTGGTTTCCGGAGGTTACCGACCTCACCCTGGCCAACATGAACATACAGTCCGGCGAAATCCGCCTGCGCGCCATACTCGAATCCATGCTGGTGGGTGTCATCACCATCGACGTGCGCGGGACCGTTCAGGGTTTCAACCGCACCGCCGAGCAGATGTTCGGCTATACCAGCGGAGAGATCATCGGGCAGCGCGTCGAGGTCCTCATGCCCAAGGAGTATGCGCTTCCGCACCAGCAGCGCATCGACCATTACCTCAAGACCGGCCATAGGGGCGTGATCGGGAACATTCGCGAGCTCGAAGCAGTGCGCAAAGGCGGGGAGCAGTTTCCTATCGAGTTATCAGTCAGCGAGATGGAGGTCAATGGCCATAGGCTGTTCTGCGGTGTGGTGGCGGACATCACGCGGCGCAAGGAGGCGGAGCGCCGGTTGCAAGAGGAGCAGACGCGGGCGCTGGTCACCTTGGAGTCCATCAACGACGCCGTCATTACGGTGGATTCCCAACTGCGCGTGCAATACATGAATCCTCTGGCAGAGGAGTTGACCGGATGGTCCAACGGAGCGGCTGTCGGCATGGGGCTGTCGGAGGTGTTCCAGGTCTTCGACGAAAAAAACCGCCTCAGTTTCGACACCCGGATTCAGTCGGAGGTTCGCGTCGGCGGGCAAGTGCGGCTGCAGGACGGCATCATCCTCAAGCGCGCCGATGGCAGCGAGTTGTGCATCGAGTACAGCCAGGCGCCGCTTCTGGCCGAGCAGGGCGAGGTAACCGGGGCGGTCCTCTCATTCCACGACGTGACCAACAAGCGCATGCTGCTGCAACAGATGACCTGGCAGGCGCAGCATGATCCCCTGACCGGCCTGGTCAACCGCAACGAATTCGAGCGGCGGGTCGAGTATGCCCTGGCCAGCGCCAAGAGTTTCGGCCGTCAGCACGCCCTGCTGTACATGGACCTGGACCAGTTCAAGGTGGTCAACGATACCAGCGGCCATCACGCGGGGGACGAACTGCTGCGCCAACTGGCCGGCATCCTCGCGGCGGCCCTGCGCCACCGCGATACCCTCGCGCGCATGGGCGGCGACGAATTCGCCGTGCTACTGGAAAACTGCAGTCTGAGTCAGGCGGAGCAGATCGCCGACAAGCTGCACGAGTTGGTGCAGGAATTCCGGTTCACCCACGATGACAAACTGTTCAAGATAGGCGTCAGCATCGGTGTCGTGTCGATCATCGACAGTTCGGAAACCCTGGCGGCGTTGCTCAGCAATGCGGATGCCGCCTGTTATGCGGCCAAGGAGACGGGCCGCAACCGCGTCGTGACCCATTCAGCCAACGACAAGGAGTTCGAGTTCAAGCGCAGTGAGATGCACTGGGTGGCGCGCATCGAGCAGGCCATCGACGAGAACCGCTTCAAGCTGTATTTCCAGCCCATCAAGTCGCTCAAGGAAGTGGAGTGCCAGCGCTGGGAAGTTCTGCTGCGCCTGGAAGACACGGAGGGCGGCCTGGTGCTGCCGGGTGCTTTCATCCCGGCGGCGGAACGTTTCGGGCATGTGCAGCGCCTGGACCGCTGGGTGCTGACGCGCATCATCGGTGAGTTGGCCAAACATGCCAGCTTGGGCAAGCCCATCGTCTCCATCAACCTGTCGGGCGGCAGCATCGTCAATCCCAAGTTCTGCGAATACGCGGTGTCCCTGGTGAAGAAAAACATCGACATCGCCGAGCAGCTTTGTTTCGAGGTGACTGAAACCACGGCCATCGCCAATTTCGCACTGGCTCAGGATTTCATGCGCTCCATGAAGCGCTTGGGCTGTCTCTTCGCCCTGGACGATTTCGGTTCCGGGATGAGTTCTTTCGGCTACCTGAAGAACCTGCCAGTGGACTATCTGAAGATCGACGGTGTATTCGTGAAGGACATACTGCACGATCCCATCGACTTGTTCATGGTGGAATCCATCAACCGCATCGGTCAGATCATGAACATCAAGACCAT
- a CDS encoding outer membrane protein assembly factor BamE → MRRHRLLIVYLCTLLSAGCSWQDFKQVVPWVYTQDINQGNIISQEMVDQLRPGMNKRQVTFIMGTPLLHDPFHDERWDYIYSNEPGGEPRVQKRITLVFKDDELAGLQGDFRPGNLPSIEPSKDVTVNIPKIDREKTLWETLRGWFGADS, encoded by the coding sequence ATGCGCAGGCACCGCCTTTTAATAGTTTACCTATGCACACTGCTTAGCGCCGGGTGTTCCTGGCAGGATTTCAAGCAGGTGGTGCCCTGGGTCTACACGCAGGATATCAACCAGGGCAACATCATTTCTCAGGAAATGGTGGACCAGCTCCGGCCCGGCATGAACAAGCGCCAGGTCACTTTCATCATGGGTACGCCCCTGCTCCATGACCCGTTCCACGACGAGCGCTGGGACTACATCTATTCCAACGAACCGGGCGGCGAGCCGCGCGTGCAGAAGCGCATCACCCTGGTGTTCAAGGACGATGAGCTGGCTGGATTGCAGGGCGATTTCCGACCGGGAAATCTGCCTTCTATCGAACCGAGCAAGGATGTCACGGTGAATATCCCCAAGATTGATCGCGAAAAAACCCTATGGGAGACCCTACGAGGCTGGTTCGGGGCCGATAGCTAG